In Dioscorea cayenensis subsp. rotundata cultivar TDr96_F1 unplaced genomic scaffold, TDr96_F1_v2_PseudoChromosome.rev07_lg8_w22 25.fasta BLBR01001181.1, whole genome shotgun sequence, a genomic segment contains:
- the LOC120255743 gene encoding uncharacterized protein LOC120255743, which translates to MAALVPGVLLKLLQHMNTDVKVAGEHRSSLLQVVSIVPALAGGDLYSNKGFYLKVSDSSHATYVSLPDEHVDLILSDKIQLGQFIHVERLEGASPVPILKGVRVVPGRHPCVGSPEDLVATHSLGFLNMDKLKLSNGIKTDSNRSTEKIDKERNNVGKTNGTSKVEKAEKNKPSVSKSNSLVMKQVANCKVEKRDPIGVKSKSASSRSIPSSPTSCYSLPASFEKFSKEIKQQAKVKGTEKGNSLKMGLLERAASVLKATTAGRKTSVANSIGNMLPGIEPGPKALRKSWEGNMETKVRDKSNSRSSKIEIKSESRSSSVPRKSIASEKPQPKEDTRFQTPQKKANSTGASDDGDKSNKQRSHGVKKTPEGATGLNLGSLVKVSPSRKWSNHSDSWASLPPPLAKLGKEVLKYRDASQFAAIEAMQEASAAESIIRCLSMYAELSSTAKEDNPQPAVEQFLTLHSTLNRAGLVADSLLKTFLPSDTSSDQSASNNEPSISEEALKVSSDKRKRATSWINAALATDLSPFSLYEHKSSNQTSTSSSVSSFSSLTVILDSPTKPTSSKVKPRLSSASTPSKSAVTSRGKARAPPPLLPQAWSRGGGLEEKTDLARALDDESRSWFLGFVERFLDADVNDPGPRDRERVAGMLSQLKKVNDWLDEIGRREDEDGDREEVPIETIERLRKKIYEYLLTHVESAAVALGSGSAKDDDRPGRKG; encoded by the exons ATGGCTGCATTGGTGCCCGGTGTCCTTCTTAAGCTTCTTCAGCATATGAACACTGATGTTAAGGTTGCTGGTGAACATCGGTCGTCGCTTCTCCAGGTTGTCAGTATTGTTCCCGCCCTCGCTGGCGGTGATCTCTATTCTAACAAAGGATTTTACCTAAAGGTCTCTGATTCATCTCATGCTACTTATGTATCTCTGCCTGATGAGCATGTTGATCTCATCTTGAGTGATAAGATCCAATTGGGTCAGTTTATTCATGTCGAACGGCTGGAAGGAGCGTCCCCTGTGCCTATCCTTAAAGGTGTGAGGGTTGTCCCTGGCCGCCATCCATGCGTTGGGAGCCCTGAAGATCTTGTAGCTACTCATTCTTTGGGTTTTCTGAATATGGACAAATTGAAACTATCAAATGGTATCAAGACTGATAGTAACCGATCTACAGAAAAAATTGACAAAGAGAGGAATAATGTCGGGAAAACAAATGGAACTAGTAAAGTGGAGAAGGCAGAGAAGAACAAACCATCGGTCAGTAAGTCGAACTCTTTAGTCATGAAACAAGTTGCAAATTGCAAAGTGGAGAAAAGGGATCCTATTGGTGTGAAGTCAAAATCAGCGAGCTCAAGGTCAATCCCCTCGTCTCCTACAAGTTGTTATTCACTTCCTGCATCATTTGAGAAGTTctccaaagaaatcaaacagCAAGCAAAAGTTAAAGGGACAGAGAAGGGTAACTCTTTGAAGATGGGTTTGTTGGAGAGGGCAGCTTCTGTTTTGAAGGCGACCACTGCTGGCAGAAAGACGTCTGTAGCAAATTCAATTGGGAATATGTTACCGGGGATTGAACCAGGGCCTAAGGCTTTGAGAAAAAGCTGGGAAGGTAACATGGAGACAAAAGTAAGGGATAAATCCAACTCAAGGAGCTCAAAAATTGAGATCAAATCTGAGAGTCGAAGCTCTTCT GTTCCTCGAAAATCTATAGCAAGTGAAAAGCCGCAACCTAAGGAAGATACCAGGTTCCAAACTCCCCAGAAGAAAGCAAATTCAACTGGTGCTTCAGATGATGGTGATAAGTCCAACAAACAACGTTCTCATGGTGTAAAGAAAACACCAGAAGGTGCCACTGGCCTAAACCTCGGTAGTTTAGTCAAAGTCAGTCCTAGTAGAAAATGGAGCAATCACAGTGACTCTTGGGCATCACTACCACCTCCTCTGGCGAAACTTGGAAAG gaagTTTTGAAGTATAGAGATGCATCTCAATTTGCTGCTATTGAAGCCATGCAAGAAGCTTCTGCTGCTGAAAGTATAATCCGGTGCTTGAG TATGTATGCAGAGCTAAGTTCAACTGCAAAGGAAGATAACCCCCAACCAGCAGTGGAGCAGTTTCTAACTCTCCATTCCACCCTCAATCGCGCCGGTCTCGTCGCGGACTCCCTCCTCAAGACCTTCCTGCCGTCTGACACCTCGTCTGACCAATCTGCAAGTAACAACGAACCCTCCATCTCTGAGGAAGCCCTCAAGGTCTCATCAGACAAACGCAAGCGTGCCACTTCATGGATCAATGCTGCACTCGCCACTGACCTCTCTCCGTTCTCCCTCTACGAGCACAAAAGTAGTAACCAAACATCCACTTCATCATCggtctcctctttttcttcattgacggTCATCCTTGATAGCCCAACTAAACCTACTTCATCCAAAGTTAAACCTCGGCTTTCATCAGCTTCTACTCCATCAAAATCAGCAGTTACATCAAGAGGAAAGGCACGTGCGCCACCGCCATTGCTCCCTCAGGCTTGGTCACGTGGTGGAGGTCTAGAGGAAAAGACTGATTTAGCAAGAGCATTAGATGATGAATCTAGGAGCTGGTTCTTGGGGTTTGTTGAGCGATTTTTGGACGCAGATGTTAATGATCCAGGACCAAGAGACAGAGAGCGAGTTGCGGGAATGCTATCACAGCTCAAGAAGGTCAATGATTGGCTAGATGAAATTGGAAGGAGAGAAGACGAAGACGGAGATAGGGAGGAAGTCCCTATTGAAACGATAGAACGGTTAAGGAAGAAGATTTACGAGTACCTTCTAACTCATGTGGAATCTGCAGCAGTGGCTCTAGGAAGTGGCAGTGCAAAGGACGATGACCGTCCTGGACGGAAAGGATGA